GGTTCCGGGGATGAGAATCTGCTGATGACAgaggaaggagaaggaaatCCCAAAGAAAAGTGAAATATTCCCTCAAAAAGAACACCTCTATGACAGCTGTATTTTAACGTTATTGAAGTGACAAATTCGGTAGCCAGCTTATTTTCGGTATATTTAAGTGGCCATTTCTCGCGCAAGTGTTAACAGAACCATGCAGCCTTTATTGTTCTTAGTAGTGGCACTTCAAAGCTCCATCAGTGAAACATTCTAATCTGTACAACTGTAGCTATGTTAAGTTACAATGACGTTGTCCGAAATCGAGTGAGGTTGATTTGAGGGGGAACACGTTGAGTACAAGGCCATACTGTTGATTTGTCtatttttcgcagccatttctaGATGCCTACTACTACACTCGCCTGGAATTATTACACTGGAGTTCACAGGAGCTCCAAACGAACCAAGATAGCATGacatgaacaagaagaagaacaagagaaagaagaaagctttaTAGTCTGTTGTTCAAACACTAATCGGAAACTGTACAATAAACTTCCCTATATAAGCGAACAGAAGCGCTTACTGAGCGTAGTAGTGCAAGTAGCCACCAAGAGTCTTGCACCCGTTGATGTAGTTGCTGACGTCCAACTTCTCGTTGATGGAGTGGGCGCCATCGTCGCCTCTGCCCATGGGCAAAAGAAGCACCTGGGTGCCCAACTCCCTCTCGAAAGTCAAGGTGATAGGAATCGAGCCGCCTTCTCTGGTGAAGTCTGGCTTGACGTTCCACACGTGCTCGGTGGCCTTGGAGGCGGCGGTGAAGGACTCGTTGAAAGGATCAGACTTCCAGTACTCACCGTCGTGGATCAACTCCACCTTCATCTGGTTCTTGGAGTTGAGCTGCTTGAACACCTTGGTGACATGGGCGAACACCAATTGATCCAATTTGGAAGATTCAATGTCAGGCACCGTTCTGATGGAGAACTTACCCGTAACTTTAGCAGGGATCACTGTTTTGGCACCAGCGCCAGAGAACGCTCCCTCGATACCGTGGATAGACAAGGATGGGTATCTCCATCtgtgcttcaagatatCCTTCTTGTTGTCGTACAAAGCGGTCTTGGAGCCCGACGCAGCCTGCAACTCATCTACAGAGAAGTCAATGTTGTCGTACAaggcatcttcttctttggtcaACTCAGCAACCATGTCGTCAATACCAGGCACGAGAATTTTGCCGTCTGAGGTGACCAACTGCGACAAGACTTGCACCAAATCGGTCATGGGCTCGGCAACTACACCTCCGAAAATACCAGAGTGCAAGTCAGCTCCCGGGCCATTGATGGTTACTTGGTAGTAGTTGCATCCTCTCAACCCGTACGTCAACACAGGCTTCAGGGTGCCCAACCAGTAGTTGTCTGAGATGCACACGGCGTCGACGCCCTTGAAATACTGcttggcctccttggcCACAAGCTCGTCGAGCCCCAAAGAGCCAGATTCCTCCATACCTTCGAAGCACACGACCAAGTTCACCGGCAATTCCCATC
This DNA window, taken from Candidozyma auris chromosome 7, complete sequence, encodes the following:
- a CDS encoding metallodipeptidase, whose amino-acid sequence is MSFEKLDLEPFFAKIDELKPAFIERLRKAIAIPSVSADESLRPKVVEMAAFLVNELTTLGFTDIQLKDLGKQPPPVSNPDLQLPPIVLARLGTDPKKKTVLVYGHYDVQPAGLEDGWSSEPFELKHDEQADILYGRGSTDDKGPVMGWLNVVEAHNALGWELPVNLVVCFEGMEESGSLGLDELVAKEAKQYFKGVDAVCISDNYWLGTSKPVLTYGLRGCNYYQVTINGPGADLHSGIFGGVVAEPMTDLVQVLSQLVTSDGKILVPGIDDMVAELTKEEDALYDNIDFSVDELQAASGSKTALYDNKKDILKHRWRYPSLSIHGIEGAFSGAGAKTVIPAKVTGKFSIRTVPDIESSKLDQLVFAHVTKVFKQLNSKNQMKVELIHDGEYWKSDPFNESFTAASKATEHVWNVKPDFTREGGSIPITLTFERELGTQVLLLPMGRGDDGAHSINEKLDVSNYINGCKTLGGYLHYYAQ